The following proteins are co-located in the Hyalangium minutum genome:
- a CDS encoding MBL fold metallo-hydrolase gives MRKLSSTRWSPLRTLRAVTLGFALVAAGCEGDAGPQGEQGPQGAPGTDATVDPSLGTADKAFAGIGGKAAVQGLQNFELTVSGQAYTAGEGFRPSDPPLMGSTSNGTTISYDVAGNKLAIHHKRTLTLFFPLQQDFKEIVNGNDGFLDGTESLFGAPGGPLLSDRTAAIRRQQRFLNPHLILKDIAANPSIATDGGSALLDGSLHNLLVVSDSVHPITLYVNAKTGKLAKLSTLENEPLHRDVPVEVFYEGWETTSSGLLFPKNVYMGVDGHLVSSETRKTVTVNGTLAASLFQLPSGTNLPPYNAEDAARGASQHVFHQVFASFGIPLDGVDLTTSETVLTPGVHYLRGYSHNTLVVEQANGIVVLEAPLYPERSDAIINWIKAKFPNKPITHVLATHHHSDHAGGLRSYVAQGTKVVAHESLTSFYQELFRAPSTLRPDALAQKPTAPTIVPVAIGTPLRLDDASHPVVAYNLPNTHAADMLLFYLPNDKIAFASDLFNPGQGGFGNGPKELYTAIKTTYSLDVTTVTGGHGNTSSLADLQQAAGM, from the coding sequence ATGAGAAAGCTGTCCTCCACCCGCTGGTCTCCGCTGCGCACCCTGCGCGCCGTTACCCTTGGCTTTGCCCTCGTCGCCGCTGGCTGCGAGGGAGACGCAGGCCCTCAAGGCGAGCAAGGTCCTCAGGGCGCGCCTGGCACGGACGCCACCGTTGACCCTTCGCTCGGCACTGCCGACAAGGCGTTTGCCGGCATCGGCGGAAAGGCCGCTGTCCAAGGCCTGCAGAACTTCGAGCTCACCGTCTCCGGCCAGGCCTACACCGCCGGCGAGGGCTTCCGTCCGTCGGATCCCCCGCTGATGGGCAGCACCTCCAATGGCACCACCATCAGCTATGACGTCGCGGGCAACAAGCTGGCCATCCACCACAAGCGCACCCTGACGCTCTTCTTCCCCCTCCAGCAGGACTTCAAGGAGATCGTCAACGGCAACGACGGCTTCCTGGACGGCACCGAGAGCCTCTTCGGCGCACCCGGTGGCCCGCTGCTCTCGGACCGCACCGCCGCCATCCGCCGCCAGCAGCGGTTCCTCAACCCGCACCTCATCCTCAAGGACATCGCCGCCAACCCGAGCATCGCCACCGACGGCGGCTCGGCCCTGCTCGACGGCAGCCTCCACAACCTGCTGGTGGTCAGTGACTCCGTCCACCCCATCACCCTCTATGTGAACGCGAAGACGGGCAAGCTCGCCAAGCTCTCCACCTTGGAGAACGAGCCGCTCCACCGCGACGTCCCCGTCGAGGTCTTCTATGAGGGCTGGGAGACCACCTCCAGCGGCCTGCTCTTCCCCAAGAACGTCTACATGGGCGTGGATGGGCACCTCGTCTCCAGCGAGACGCGCAAGACGGTGACGGTCAACGGCACCCTGGCCGCCTCGCTCTTCCAGCTCCCCTCGGGCACCAACCTGCCGCCCTACAATGCCGAGGACGCGGCGCGCGGCGCCTCCCAGCACGTCTTCCACCAGGTCTTCGCCTCCTTCGGCATCCCGCTGGACGGCGTGGACCTCACCACGAGTGAGACAGTGCTGACTCCGGGCGTGCACTACCTCCGGGGCTACTCGCACAACACCCTCGTCGTGGAGCAGGCCAACGGCATCGTGGTCCTCGAGGCGCCGCTCTACCCCGAGCGCAGTGACGCGATCATCAACTGGATCAAGGCGAAGTTCCCCAACAAGCCCATCACCCACGTGCTGGCCACGCACCACCACAGCGACCACGCGGGCGGCCTGCGCTCCTACGTCGCTCAGGGCACCAAGGTCGTCGCGCACGAGTCCCTCACCAGCTTCTACCAGGAGCTGTTCCGCGCGCCGTCCACCCTCCGCCCGGACGCCCTGGCCCAGAAGCCCACTGCGCCCACCATCGTCCCCGTGGCCATCGGCACCCCGCTGCGCCTCGACGACGCCTCGCACCCGGTCGTCGCGTACAACCTGCCCAACACCCACGCGGCGGACATGCTGTTGTTCTACCTGCCCAACGACAAGATCGCCTTCGCCTCGGACCTCTTCAACCCGGGCCAGGGCGGCTTCGGCAACGGCCCCAAGGAGCTCTACACCGCCATCAAGACCACCTACAGCCTGGATGTCACCACCGTGACGGGTGGCCACGGCAACACGAGTTCCTTGGCCGATCTGCAGCAGGCCGCGGGCATGTAG
- a CDS encoding FMN-binding negative transcriptional regulator: MYLPRSFQEQDPQRLFAFMRRHSFATLVTVEDGVPFASHLPFLVEPGSEGTQGRLLAHMARANPQWRAFSEDQDVLVIFQGPHTYVSPSWYVTQPNVPTWNYTVVHAYGQPRLIEEPEEALRILRASVDTYESGFEKPWSMEGDYARKLLPGIAAFELRLSRVEGKFKLNQNRAPEDRRAVMERLERSEDTELRAVGALMRERDS; this comes from the coding sequence ATGTACCTCCCGCGGTCGTTTCAGGAGCAGGATCCCCAGCGCCTCTTCGCCTTCATGAGGCGCCACAGCTTCGCCACGCTCGTCACGGTGGAGGACGGCGTCCCTTTCGCCTCCCACCTGCCGTTCCTCGTCGAGCCCGGCTCCGAGGGCACCCAGGGACGGCTGCTGGCGCACATGGCCCGAGCGAACCCGCAGTGGCGCGCCTTCTCCGAGGACCAGGACGTCCTCGTCATCTTCCAGGGCCCGCACACCTATGTGTCGCCGTCCTGGTACGTCACCCAGCCCAACGTCCCAACGTGGAATTACACCGTGGTCCACGCCTACGGCCAGCCTCGGCTCATCGAGGAGCCCGAGGAGGCGCTGCGCATCCTCCGCGCCTCCGTGGACACCTATGAGTCCGGTTTCGAGAAGCCGTGGTCCATGGAGGGTGACTATGCCCGGAAGCTCCTGCCCGGTATTGCTGCGTTCGAGCTCCGCCTCTCGCGCGTGGAGGGCAAGTTCAAGCTCAACCAGAACCGGGCTCCCGAGGACCGCCGCGCCGTCATGGAGCGGCTGGAGCGCAGCGAAGACACTGAGCTCCGCGCCGTCGGCGCATTGATGCGCGAGCGGGACTCCTGA
- the gyrB gene encoding DNA topoisomerase (ATP-hydrolyzing) subunit B yields MENTPATGVSPTPPPVEYGAESITKLEGREAVRKRPGMYIGDTMTYGLHKLVYEVVDNSVDEALAGFCTDIEVVIHVDGSLSVQDNGRGIPVGPHPDPKFKDKDTVDVVLTELHAGSKFGNGAYKVSGGLHGVGVTCVNFLSEWLKVRIQRNGKVYEQSYTRGVQDGKVKEVGTTDKLGTLVWFKPDPQVMEARDFDFETLSQRLRELAFLNAGLRITIRDERTNKEHEFKFDGGIGSFVEYLNKSKQALHDKPIYFRAEKEGVSLELAMQWNDGYDERIYTFANNINTHEGGSHLSGFKAALTRTINSYAEKGGLWKDLKETPTGEDAREGLAAVISVKLPNPQFEGQTKTKLGNSEIKGLVEQMVNDQLATYLEENPVNGKKVVAKIGDACRARIAARKARETVRRKGILDGGSLPGKLADCQSRDPSESELYIVEGDSAGGSAKQGRDRRNQAILPLRGKILNVEKARFEKMLTSAEIVTLITALGTGIGAEDYNPDKARYHRVILMTDADVDGSHIRTLLLTFFYRQMRELLERGYLYIAQPPLYKVTRNKKDMYVKDERGLNEYLLRIASEHSRVVTPAGELGGNDLKAMLEKVISYEERLEKQAKRKDARVVDALVQAARVTADTLSDETALAAEVERMYSYFRTRMPDILGRVKHERRDDPEHHTKKLVFHTEINGSMRETVVDHAFLSSPEYQELVGLREAFASLGRPPYTVKLDGGELTAYSVQEVLAAVRKDAQKGLGLQRYKGLGEMNPEQLWDTTMNPATRTLLQVQLKDAVESDEIFSLLMGEAVEPRREFIERNALDVQNLDI; encoded by the coding sequence ATGGAAAACACCCCCGCAACCGGCGTTTCGCCGACGCCGCCGCCCGTGGAGTATGGGGCCGAGAGCATCACCAAGCTCGAGGGCCGGGAGGCCGTCCGCAAGCGGCCCGGCATGTACATTGGCGACACCATGACGTACGGGCTGCACAAGCTCGTGTACGAGGTGGTGGACAACTCGGTGGATGAGGCGCTGGCCGGCTTCTGCACGGACATCGAGGTCGTCATCCACGTGGACGGCAGCCTGAGCGTCCAGGACAACGGGCGCGGCATCCCCGTGGGTCCGCACCCGGATCCGAAGTTCAAGGACAAGGACACGGTGGACGTGGTGCTGACCGAGCTGCACGCGGGCAGCAAGTTCGGCAACGGCGCGTACAAGGTGTCCGGCGGCCTTCACGGCGTGGGCGTCACGTGCGTGAACTTCCTGTCCGAGTGGCTCAAGGTCCGCATCCAGCGCAACGGCAAGGTGTACGAGCAGAGCTACACGCGCGGCGTTCAGGACGGGAAGGTGAAGGAGGTCGGCACCACCGACAAGCTCGGCACGCTGGTGTGGTTCAAGCCGGACCCGCAGGTGATGGAGGCGCGGGACTTCGACTTCGAGACGCTGAGCCAGCGCCTGCGCGAGCTGGCGTTCCTCAACGCGGGCCTGCGCATCACCATCCGGGACGAGCGGACGAACAAGGAGCACGAGTTCAAGTTCGACGGCGGCATCGGCTCGTTCGTGGAGTACCTGAACAAGTCCAAGCAGGCGCTGCACGACAAGCCCATCTACTTCCGCGCGGAGAAAGAGGGCGTGTCGCTGGAGCTGGCCATGCAGTGGAACGATGGCTACGACGAGCGCATCTACACCTTCGCCAACAACATCAACACGCACGAGGGTGGCAGCCACCTGTCCGGCTTCAAGGCGGCGCTCACGCGCACCATCAACAGCTACGCGGAGAAGGGCGGGCTGTGGAAGGACCTGAAGGAGACGCCCACCGGCGAGGACGCTCGCGAGGGCCTGGCGGCGGTCATCTCCGTGAAGCTGCCCAATCCGCAGTTCGAGGGGCAGACGAAGACGAAGCTGGGCAACAGCGAGATCAAAGGTCTGGTCGAGCAGATGGTGAATGACCAGCTCGCCACGTACCTGGAGGAGAACCCGGTCAACGGCAAGAAGGTGGTGGCCAAGATCGGCGACGCCTGCCGGGCGCGTATCGCCGCTCGCAAGGCGCGCGAGACGGTGCGGCGCAAGGGCATCCTGGATGGCGGCTCGCTGCCGGGCAAGCTGGCCGACTGCCAGAGCCGCGACCCGAGCGAGAGCGAGCTCTACATCGTCGAGGGTGACTCCGCAGGTGGCTCCGCGAAGCAGGGCCGGGACAGGCGCAACCAGGCCATCCTCCCGCTGCGCGGAAAGATTCTGAACGTGGAGAAGGCGCGCTTCGAGAAGATGCTGACGAGCGCGGAGATCGTCACGCTCATCACCGCGCTGGGCACGGGGATTGGCGCGGAGGACTACAATCCGGACAAGGCGCGCTACCACCGCGTCATCCTGATGACGGACGCCGACGTGGACGGCAGCCACATCCGCACGCTGCTCCTGACGTTCTTCTACCGTCAGATGCGCGAGCTGCTGGAGCGCGGCTACCTCTACATCGCGCAGCCGCCGCTCTACAAAGTGACGCGCAACAAGAAGGACATGTACGTCAAGGACGAGCGCGGGCTGAACGAGTACCTGCTGAGGATTGCCTCGGAGCACTCGCGGGTGGTGACGCCGGCTGGGGAGCTGGGCGGCAATGACCTGAAGGCGATGCTGGAGAAGGTCATCTCCTACGAGGAGCGGCTGGAGAAGCAGGCCAAGCGCAAGGACGCGCGTGTGGTGGATGCGCTGGTGCAGGCGGCTCGGGTGACGGCGGACACGCTGTCGGACGAGACGGCGCTGGCGGCGGAGGTGGAGCGGATGTACAGCTACTTCCGCACGCGCATGCCGGACATCCTGGGCCGCGTGAAGCACGAGCGCCGGGATGATCCGGAGCACCACACGAAGAAGCTGGTGTTCCACACCGAGATCAACGGCAGCATGCGGGAGACGGTGGTGGACCACGCGTTCCTGTCGTCGCCCGAGTACCAGGAGCTGGTGGGGCTGCGCGAGGCCTTCGCGTCGCTGGGCCGGCCGCCGTACACGGTGAAGCTGGATGGCGGCGAGCTGACGGCGTACTCGGTGCAGGAGGTGCTGGCCGCGGTGCGCAAGGACGCGCAGAAGGGCCTGGGCCTGCAGCGCTACAAGGGTCTGGGCGAGATGAACCCGGAGCAGCTCTGGGACACGACGATGAACCCGGCCACGCGCACGCTGCTGCAGGTGCAGCTGAAGGACGCGGTGGAGAGCGACGAGATCTTCTCGCTGCTGATGGGCGAGGCGGTGGAGCCGCGGCGCGAGTTCATCGAGCGCAACGCCCTGGACGTCCAGAACCTGGACATCTGA
- a CDS encoding GNAT family N-acetyltransferase — protein sequence MTDAELDGRLRANITAFKQFQASQGSLRSLTLPGLAAFAQPNHPQLMGQQQVFFHDTEALRAALPTLEDFYRSHGVQLWRVWVPPGNPVGPALERAGYRPEGSTPAMGLSLADTPLTPPSLPLEELPSQEELIPLNAEAFGPSAAFELRPWHSQPYGPVRIRGIREAGRLIAAGLSFDVEDTAGIYLVATAPSARKRGLATEVMRGLLLDARARNQRAAVLQSTVQGHSVYLRMGFRDLGDWVNWVRRWA from the coding sequence GTGACGGATGCCGAGCTCGACGGGCGCCTGCGCGCCAACATCACGGCCTTCAAGCAGTTTCAGGCCAGTCAAGGCTCTCTGCGCAGCCTGACCCTCCCGGGCCTCGCGGCGTTCGCCCAGCCGAACCACCCCCAGCTCATGGGCCAGCAGCAGGTCTTCTTCCACGACACGGAGGCGCTGCGGGCCGCACTGCCCACCCTCGAGGACTTCTACCGGAGCCACGGCGTCCAGCTCTGGCGCGTGTGGGTGCCTCCGGGAAATCCTGTAGGGCCCGCACTGGAGCGCGCGGGCTACCGCCCCGAGGGCTCGACTCCGGCCATGGGCCTCAGCCTCGCGGACACGCCGCTCACGCCTCCCAGCCTCCCGCTGGAGGAGCTCCCCTCGCAGGAGGAGCTCATCCCCCTCAACGCGGAGGCGTTCGGCCCCAGCGCGGCCTTCGAGCTCCGCCCCTGGCACAGCCAGCCCTACGGCCCCGTGCGCATCCGCGGCATCCGCGAGGCGGGCCGGCTCATCGCGGCCGGCTTATCCTTCGACGTGGAGGACACCGCGGGCATCTACCTCGTGGCCACCGCGCCCAGCGCGCGCAAGCGAGGGCTGGCCACCGAGGTGATGCGCGGCCTGCTGCTCGATGCGCGCGCCCGGAACCAGCGCGCGGCCGTGCTCCAGTCCACCGTCCAGGGCCACAGCGTCTACCTGCGCATGGGCTTCCGGGACCTGGGCGACTGGGTGAACTGGGTGCGCCGCTGGGCCTGA
- a CDS encoding response regulator: protein MTARPLLVVDDDADLREAISDVLRDAGYQVLTASNGRNALDVLGKSDPLPGMVLLDMMMPVLDGAGFLAEVRGHPKFGQIPVVVFSASARPNLQELGARGWVRKPVDLDVLLEVVQQHALP, encoded by the coding sequence ATGACGGCTCGACCGCTGCTGGTGGTGGATGACGATGCGGACCTGCGGGAGGCCATCTCGGACGTGCTGCGTGACGCGGGCTATCAGGTCCTCACGGCGAGCAACGGCCGGAACGCGCTCGACGTGCTGGGCAAGAGCGACCCGCTGCCCGGGATGGTGCTGCTGGACATGATGATGCCGGTGCTGGACGGCGCGGGCTTCCTGGCCGAGGTGCGAGGCCACCCGAAGTTCGGGCAGATCCCCGTGGTCGTCTTCTCCGCGAGCGCCCGGCCCAACCTCCAGGAGCTGGGGGCGCGGGGGTGGGTGCGCAAGCCCGTGGACCTCGATGTGTTGCTGGAGGTGGTCCAGCAGCACGCGCTGCCGTGA
- a CDS encoding sensor histidine kinase — translation MKPVRVMVVEDDPEDMELMGLELRRAGFSAELHRVETAEEMEQALRQNEWDAVISDYQLPLFSAPEALRLLQETGKDIPFIVVSGTVGEADGVELMRAGARDYFPKDRITRLAAAVTREVGEAEARRAKTRAELERSLLARVGEVLTAPLDFEQWLERLAQLPVPVVADWCAIFLEEGQGLRLAALAHPDPAQVAEAFAMDRRAPLRPDAPTGPTFVLRTGQPEFLPDVSGKEEQLARNEEHLRRLRGLGLRSVLHVPLCGRQGAAGVLMLATNHPRRLVQEDLGLAQELARRTSLVLENARLFREMQEAVHLRDDFLTVAAHELRTPLTTLRLQLGALTQRAEKEGIAPDFTERLERCQRQTRRLATLVEGLLDVTRLASGEMMLQPERFDLAELVAEVVERHAAEAQGARCEVRLEATPALWGRWDRLRVDQAVSSLMNNALKFGSGHPVQVVVTREGALARVEVRDRGIGIPPDQLERIFERFERAVSSRSYGGLGLGLYLARRAAEAHGGRVWAQARAGGGATFTLELPLDTAEVHP, via the coding sequence ATGAAGCCGGTCCGGGTGATGGTGGTGGAGGATGACCCGGAGGATATGGAGCTCATGGGGCTCGAGCTGAGGCGCGCGGGGTTCTCGGCCGAGCTGCACCGGGTGGAGACGGCGGAGGAGATGGAGCAGGCCCTGCGGCAGAACGAGTGGGACGCCGTCATCTCCGATTACCAGCTGCCGCTCTTCAGCGCTCCGGAGGCGCTGCGGCTGCTCCAGGAGACGGGCAAGGACATCCCCTTCATCGTCGTCTCGGGCACCGTGGGCGAGGCGGATGGCGTGGAGCTGATGCGCGCCGGAGCCCGGGACTATTTCCCCAAGGATCGAATCACCCGCCTGGCCGCGGCCGTCACTCGGGAGGTGGGCGAGGCCGAGGCGCGCCGGGCGAAGACCCGGGCCGAGCTGGAGCGGTCGCTCCTGGCTCGCGTGGGAGAGGTGCTCACCGCTCCCCTGGATTTCGAGCAGTGGCTGGAGCGGCTGGCCCAGCTGCCCGTGCCCGTGGTGGCGGACTGGTGCGCCATCTTCCTGGAGGAGGGGCAGGGGCTGCGGCTGGCCGCGCTGGCCCATCCAGATCCCGCGCAGGTGGCGGAGGCGTTCGCCATGGACCGGCGCGCCCCCCTGCGGCCGGATGCTCCCACGGGGCCGACTTTCGTGCTGCGCACCGGCCAGCCCGAGTTCCTCCCCGACGTGTCTGGCAAGGAGGAGCAGCTGGCCCGCAATGAGGAGCACCTGCGGAGGCTGCGCGGGCTGGGCCTGCGCTCCGTGCTCCACGTGCCCCTGTGCGGCCGCCAGGGGGCAGCGGGCGTCCTCATGCTGGCGACGAACCACCCCCGGAGGCTCGTGCAGGAGGACCTCGGCCTGGCCCAGGAGCTGGCCCGCCGCACCTCCCTGGTGCTGGAGAACGCGCGCCTCTTCCGGGAGATGCAGGAGGCGGTGCACCTGCGGGACGACTTCCTCACGGTGGCGGCCCACGAGCTGCGCACGCCGCTCACCACGCTGCGGCTGCAGCTGGGCGCACTCACCCAGCGCGCGGAGAAGGAGGGCATCGCTCCGGACTTCACCGAGCGCCTGGAGCGGTGCCAGCGCCAGACCCGCCGCCTGGCCACGCTGGTGGAGGGGCTGCTGGACGTCACGCGGCTGGCCAGCGGGGAGATGATGCTCCAGCCGGAGCGCTTTGACTTGGCGGAGCTGGTGGCCGAAGTCGTGGAGCGGCACGCCGCAGAGGCCCAGGGCGCCCGGTGCGAGGTGCGGCTCGAGGCCACGCCGGCCCTGTGGGGCCGGTGGGACCGGCTGCGCGTGGACCAGGCGGTGTCGAGCCTGATGAACAACGCCCTCAAGTTCGGCTCGGGGCACCCTGTGCAGGTGGTGGTGACACGAGAGGGCGCTCTGGCGCGCGTGGAGGTGCGGGACCGGGGCATCGGCATTCCTCCGGACCAGCTGGAGCGCATCTTCGAGCGCTTCGAGCGCGCGGTGTCCTCCCGCTCCTATGGAGGGCTGGGGCTGGGGCTGTACCTGGCTCGGCGCGCGGCGGAGGCCCACGGCGGACGCGTCTGGGCGCAGGCGAGAGCCGGCGGAGGTGCTACCTTCACCCTGGAGTTGCCACTGGACACGGCGGAGGTGCACCCATGA
- a CDS encoding cobalamin B12-binding domain-containing protein: protein MLPLLNSLSPTLDELSVLLQRYLAAQLAGDRREALRLLVDEGLLRGIPLQDIHLKIIQPAQYEIGRLWQENRISVAQEHLATAISQLALSHLYRHLPRDPSNGKVVMVACVEGEMHEVGARMASDFLEMAGFDVRFLGANVPTGHLARMVREQTPDLLALSVSMTYHLPALRTALDQVRALAPRLPIAVGGLAFTWVPGLEQELGVSFHGKDARELVASACRTLGV, encoded by the coding sequence GTGCTGCCCTTGCTCAACTCTCTCTCCCCCACCTTGGACGAGCTGTCGGTTCTCTTGCAGCGCTACCTTGCCGCTCAGCTCGCGGGGGATCGCCGGGAGGCCCTGCGCCTGCTGGTGGACGAGGGCCTGCTGCGAGGCATCCCGCTGCAGGACATCCACCTGAAGATCATCCAGCCCGCGCAGTACGAGATTGGACGGCTCTGGCAAGAGAACCGCATCTCCGTCGCGCAGGAGCACCTGGCCACCGCCATCTCCCAGCTGGCGCTCTCGCATCTGTACCGCCACCTGCCGAGGGATCCATCCAACGGCAAGGTCGTCATGGTGGCGTGCGTGGAGGGCGAGATGCACGAGGTGGGCGCTCGCATGGCCAGCGACTTCCTGGAGATGGCGGGCTTCGACGTGCGCTTCCTGGGCGCCAACGTGCCCACGGGCCACCTGGCCCGCATGGTGCGGGAGCAGACGCCGGATCTGCTCGCGCTGTCGGTGAGCATGACGTATCACCTCCCCGCCCTGCGCACGGCGCTGGATCAGGTGCGAGCCCTCGCGCCCCGTCTCCCCATCGCCGTGGGCGGACTGGCCTTCACCTGGGTTCCGGGCCTGGAACAGGAGCTGGGCGTGTCCTTCCATGGGAAGGATGCGCGCGAGCTGGTTGCCTCCGCCTGCCGGACCCTCGGAGTCTGA
- a CDS encoding hybrid sensor histidine kinase/response regulator, which yields MTTAPLASPQLNALSREVALVCDSAGTILWADERAEHILSAQPGQKLRTLAAQGTEEKVDRLLLQARDERVENWELILCRAGLKPTTFAFYAQPRDGQLMLVGSLVPEDYGAALAQVSSTLSELAALHRETERQQRELTRRADELQRLNRELEESNRGVRSLHAALDEKAENLQRASEVKSRVVANVSHEFRTPLHSILGLSKVLLNPLNGQLSSEQEKQVQFIRTSAEALYELVNDLLDLSKVEAGKAVLRHTRFEADEFMRGLRGMMRPLLAPESPVELVFPDSPSGLKLETDEAKLSQVLRNLISNAVKFTEQGSVTVSVTEGPRDTVSFAVKDTGIGIPPEYHERIFEEFIQVETPLQRKVKGTGLGLTLARRLTEMLGGTLTVQSAMGQGATFTVTIPRVHPEVKEMAGLTERAQQLDPQRAPVLVLEDDRQTLFLYEKYLERSGFQVLPVRSVDEARRTVQRVRPAAMVLDVMLEGETSWSFLAEMKMKEETRDIPILVVTVTDREQKARALGADEFWLKPVEATQLLRKLGELAHRGPVERILIIDDDEVHRYLLKQLLKDTPYALFEAEGGRDGIRLAREKAPHLIFLDFLLRDMTAFDVLDELKADPRTRDVPVIIQTSHELKEDERTRLARETTAILAKHTLSREVAITRIRDALSKAGLGARVEEREVRRG from the coding sequence ATGACGACGGCACCGCTGGCCTCCCCGCAGCTCAACGCCTTGAGCCGGGAGGTGGCGCTCGTGTGTGACTCCGCTGGCACCATCCTCTGGGCGGACGAGCGGGCAGAGCACATCCTCTCGGCACAGCCCGGCCAGAAGCTGCGCACCCTGGCGGCCCAGGGCACCGAGGAGAAGGTGGACCGGCTGCTGCTGCAAGCCCGGGATGAGCGCGTGGAGAACTGGGAGCTCATCCTCTGCCGCGCGGGCCTCAAGCCCACCACGTTCGCCTTCTACGCCCAGCCACGGGACGGGCAGCTGATGCTGGTGGGCAGCCTGGTCCCGGAGGACTACGGCGCGGCGCTGGCGCAGGTGAGCTCCACCCTGAGCGAGCTGGCCGCGCTGCACCGCGAGACGGAGCGCCAGCAGCGCGAGCTCACCCGCCGCGCGGACGAGCTGCAGCGCCTCAACCGGGAGCTGGAGGAGTCCAACCGCGGCGTGCGCAGCCTCCACGCCGCCCTGGACGAGAAGGCGGAGAACCTCCAGCGCGCCTCCGAGGTGAAGAGCCGCGTGGTGGCCAACGTCAGCCACGAGTTCCGCACCCCGCTCCACTCCATCCTCGGCCTCTCCAAGGTGCTGCTCAACCCGCTCAACGGCCAGCTCTCCTCCGAGCAGGAGAAGCAGGTGCAATTCATCCGCACCTCGGCCGAGGCCCTCTACGAGCTGGTGAATGACTTGTTGGATCTGTCCAAGGTGGAGGCTGGCAAGGCGGTGCTGCGCCACACCCGCTTCGAGGCGGACGAGTTCATGCGCGGGCTGCGCGGGATGATGCGGCCGCTGCTGGCCCCCGAGTCGCCGGTGGAGCTCGTCTTCCCAGACTCGCCCTCGGGGCTGAAGCTGGAGACAGACGAGGCCAAGCTCAGCCAGGTGCTGCGCAACCTCATCTCCAACGCGGTGAAGTTCACCGAGCAGGGCTCCGTCACCGTCTCCGTGACGGAGGGCCCGCGCGACACCGTCTCCTTCGCCGTGAAGGACACCGGCATCGGCATCCCCCCGGAGTACCACGAGCGCATCTTCGAGGAGTTCATCCAGGTGGAGACACCCCTGCAGCGCAAGGTGAAGGGCACGGGCCTGGGGCTGACGCTGGCGCGCCGCCTCACGGAGATGCTGGGCGGCACGCTCACCGTGCAGAGCGCCATGGGGCAGGGCGCCACCTTCACCGTCACCATTCCCCGGGTGCACCCGGAAGTGAAGGAGATGGCGGGGCTCACCGAGCGCGCCCAGCAGTTGGATCCGCAGCGCGCGCCCGTGCTGGTGCTGGAGGACGACCGGCAGACGCTCTTCCTCTACGAGAAGTACCTGGAGCGCTCCGGCTTCCAGGTGCTCCCGGTCCGCTCCGTGGACGAGGCGCGCCGCACCGTGCAGCGCGTGCGCCCGGCCGCCATGGTGCTGGACGTGATGCTCGAGGGCGAGACGAGCTGGAGCTTCCTGGCGGAGATGAAGATGAAGGAGGAGACGCGGGACATCCCCATCCTCGTCGTCACCGTGACAGACCGCGAGCAGAAGGCGCGCGCCCTGGGCGCCGACGAGTTCTGGCTCAAGCCGGTGGAGGCCACGCAGCTGCTGCGCAAGCTGGGAGAGCTGGCCCACCGGGGCCCCGTGGAGCGCATCCTCATCATCGACGACGACGAGGTGCACCGCTACCTGCTGAAGCAGCTCCTCAAGGACACCCCCTACGCCCTCTTCGAGGCCGAGGGCGGCCGCGATGGCATCCGCCTGGCCCGCGAGAAGGCCCCGCATCTCATCTTCCTGGACTTCCTCCTCCGGGACATGACGGCCTTTGACGTGCTGGACGAGCTGAAGGCGGACCCGCGCACGCGCGACGTGCCCGTCATCATCCAGACGTCCCATGAGCTGAAAGAGGACGAGCGCACGCGGCTGGCCCGCGAGACGACGGCCATCCTCGCCAAGCACACGCTGAGCCGCGAGGTGGCCATCACCCGCATCCGCGACGCGCTCTCCAAAGCGGGGCTGGGCGCTCGTGTGGAAGAGCGGGAGGTGCGCCGTGGTTGA